TAAGGACGAATTTAGCTAgggtttttcatattaatattcTTGGTTTCAGCATTTTTAAGGCAAACAAACTGTTAgggtttttatcttttcagtCTTGAATCAGAATCATTGTTGCTACCAAATTTTCTTCAATCGATTTGTATAATATGATCTCTTCCATTCTTGTTTGTGTTATTAATTTCAATATGACTAGCTAAATTCTCTATCATCCGTCTTGATGTAGTGATACAAAATGTAGGATTGCacaattttataattcaaaagttgatttcaattatcattgtgtcgagatcttgatgatttaattctttatttattattatttgacattggtggcatatgtgttccttgttagtggtactagtcgaatatatatgtgattttcaattaattgtttgtctataaacagttatcactagttcatggtatgatagtgaatgtcatttaataaaaggagttaATTTGTCAACGTGTTGTATAacagttggtggtaccacgttatcttaattgttaattagatagtcaaacaaactagttggttagggaaattggtttaagcgttggtggtacTAGCTTTTACAAAGAAactgattaattaggtgattcaaatgattttacaaacgttggtggtaccagtttgtgtctttattttgtcacaattatctttatcaacttaatttgAATTTAAACTTCATTAATGTGCAATCCGAACATGTTGTGCGAGGTCAAGACGGATGACTTTTAAATCTCTTGAGTAATAAATTTCAACCACAATtatcttttcgattaatcctgggGATTATCGACTTTTCAACTAACTtattgcaacgtggcaattcggccataaccccccccccccaaatttGGATCGCTTTATTGTTAACACTtacttaataagtccttgtgttcgacctcggtttaccaagtcaactatattgcatacgaatgggttcactgcccgcaagtgtgtagtagtcagtagctaggtattttgTGCAGAAAATCAAGGAACTAATTTCGACAGTTCCAGGATTCTATCAACCAATCCCAGAAGCAGATTCATCTTCTTACAGAATGTCCATATTTGCACCAGCAATAGCTAATGTGGAAATTCCTAAGAAGTTTTCAGCACCTCATATGAAAGTATAGGATGGAACCACAGATCCACAGGAGCATGTGGCTCAATATTTGGAGAAGATGGAGATAGTTCCAATACCCACAGACTTAAGAGAAGCATGCTTGTGCAAAGGTTTCGGGGCTACATTATCCGGAGCAGCCCTAAAGTGGTTACTTAATTTGCCAACTGGATCCATATTTTCCTATGCGCATTTagttaatcaatttaatttgCAGTTTTCGTGTAGTAgggtttttgaaaaaataacgaGTGATCTTTATCAAGTCACTCAAAGAACTAACATGTCTTTAAAAGAATATCTTAACAGGTTTACGAAGGAATCCTTAGAAATTCCAAAACTAGATATGACCACTGCAGTTCAAGCTCTGAAGATGGGATTTAAGCAAAGATTCCCTGTTCTACCAAGATCTTGTTATTACAACTTGCAGGTCTTCAGATGAAGCAAGGAATCGTGTTTTGAGGTTTATTAGGCTCGAGGAGGACGAACTGTTAAGAAACAGGATGGAAGCCCCCTCAACCTACGATCGTCCAAATAGGAGAGCGGAAACTCTTGTGTTTCGACTAAGCAAAAATATGCCTTACACAAAGGCTGTGCAACAGAGAGCATTTGTAGCGGAAAAACAGGGAAATACTCCATATCCAGAATTATCACAATATTGTTTTCTTGTTGATGTTGCAGGAATAGTAGCAACACAGAAAAACCTTGGGGACAAAGCAGATGGCCTCCTAGGAATCCAAAACCAGATGCCAACAAAGACAAGTCAAAATGGTGTGCCTACCATAAAGATTTTGGGCATACCACGGAATAATGCTATGCCTTTAGGCGAGAGATAGGGATACTCCTTAGTATAGGATATCTGTCAGAACTCTTTGGCAAGAAAAAAGTAACTATAAAGGGAATTTGAAAATTGGCTATTAACCTCCATAACATTATTAAGAGGAATCTTCAAATCCACCCCATCAATCGAAGAAGATCAGGAAGTCATCTGAAATTCACCTTCTTAACAATACCAGTAGCATCAGTTTGAACATTATCTTTCTTTAATGCCGAAGCATATGTCATTCCAATCACTGGATGCAGCCTTATTAACACCAGTGACATCAGATTCTGCAGGAATCAACTCCTTCATAtcagaattagggttttttggaATCGGCTCCATCACCCCAGGATTACTACATTGCTCCCTATTACCCTCATTCAATCGTTTACCTTCATTACAATCGTTCAAAACACCAGGAGCCGGTGGCATACCACCAGGAAGAGGTGGCCTATCGGAATTCTGCCCAATAGCAGAAACTCCACTCATCTTAGGGTTTCTCATAGCCGAAAACTTAGACAAAGAAGACACAATATGAGTTCTATCAAGTGTTGCACGTAAACTATTAATATCTATATCAGGAACAGCTCTCTTCATTAACCAACTACCCCATCCAAGCAAATTACAACCACaattcagaaaacaataaataacGCAGCagaaaccctaaccctaaaaaccctaaactaaCAACTCTTAATCTTAATCGGTTAACAAGTAGCCAATGATCTAACTGAACTAAACAATTAGTCGTGATCAGGCAGCCTGCTAATTCAAAGAAAAGCGAAAGCTAGGGTTTTAGAACAATCAAAAGCGACAACATAGGAAATCCTAAAAAATCAACCTAAACTCTTCTAACATGCACTTCAACCAGTTCAACAACCCTAAACGAATTGAAGAactaatgagagggacacattaaCAAAGAATTCAAGGACGAAAAAAATAggatgaagaaaagaaaaataaattcgCCATGATCGTCCAAACGGAGAAAGTGTTTTTAGTAACTCTTAcatttttgtatttaattttcgatcattaataaaaaaattaaggcATAAACGATTGTTTCCTcacaggttttttttttataccacGAATTCATCAAAGAATCAATGGTTTTTTGCAGCTAACAAAATTTGGTGTCGCTAACATTTACTTTTTTTGGATAGGTGTTGAGGATATCCACTTTTACGAATTTGATACCTATATTTAAAACCCAACATCATGAACCAATCAACCCTTGCTACAAACCAAACACATTCTAAATAGCAGAAGatagaacaaaaaataagattGTCATACTTTTAATTCCAAATGGGTACCATTTCCATTCTCACAACTGCAAACCCATTGACCAAACACTTTCTTAATAATACACTAGAGTAATGTTCAAGTAATAAATAGAGTAGGACATCGCATCGTTACAGCTAGCCCAAGATAGTTACATACCAACTACTTGACAGCTAGCTTGCTAATTGTGCAAACCAAAAGATAATTAACAAATTCTAGCATTGAACCTACACCGGAATTGCAGATCCAACCTGTTATGGTTGGGTCTTTGCTACAAGGGATACATGAATCATTACATTACGTTACATACAAAATATGAAGACAGTTTTGTGTGGGGTTGGTTGGTGGCTTTCAATATTAGATGGCAATTGTTTTGTAGGACCATCAAACAGTGAAGCCGGAGGAAAGCTACAAACTTTACACAATGAATTGCTCATCGAATGGACCCCCACCCATCATTGCtttcattataattttttctcGAAGCTAGATTCAACCCAGCTAAACTTCACTAAAAATGTGTATGGTTTGTATAGATTAGAGGTGTCCAAAACATCACCAAGAATCATCATTACCAGGCAACAGACATTTGAACAATTCATAAAGCAGCAAAATCAGATATTCGaaatatgtgttatatatacatataagaatCTTGGAATGACCTCCAAATACAAAAGCATATTTGTGCTAATTGGGTGAAACAaccaaaatatatgaatgatgATAACCCAAGTCAACAACATAATAGGCAAACAAAACTACAAGCCCATGGTTtaaccacaaacaaaaaaaacagaGCAAAACCTAAAGtcagcttcttcttcttctctcaCTACTCTTAAGTCTTAACTTACAACTGGTCAAagttgtttttctttatataagaATCCCATACTTATTAACAACCAGTCAACCACtctatacaaaatcattataaaattaaaaaaataataaaagttccTATATACAGTCAACAAACTCTAGCAAAACACATACTACTTGCATCTCATAGCAAGTCAAAACATTTTACTTTGGGCTAGAACTGGAAGCTTCTTGTCTTGGTTCTCTCAAGTAACCCAAAAGTCTTTCAGCCTGCAACATATTCAAATTATTTcttcttattttaataataacataaaagaaTTTCATTTCAGGGTTTAAAgtataatacaaaatatattgaatAAAGTATGTTACTCGCATTTTCATAAGAATAATGATATAGTTGTATACAATTCAAAAAATACATCCATCAAGTATAAAGTTTAAAATATCATCAGTTGCTTTCAGCTTTGGAAGAAAAAGCATAATCCagaaaaaaacaagaaacaaaaaGCAAGGGTCATTCCAGAAGCTtaccaaaccaaaaaaaaaaaacataatttcagTCAAAGAAATATATAGTTGAACTACTTTGACGACATGATCAATGctttcaaatgattttggttATCATAATTTAGAAGCAAAGATCTTTATTATAACAAACGTATTGTAAAGGAATAAATCATTTACGTAGGTAGTCCCTGTTCCTTGCACATTACAGCTATACTTTGTACATCCAGCATTAAAGATTCCACAtcagaaattaaaaaatatagacCATTTTATTAGTTCACTACAATACATGGTTCATATTATTATCTAGTAcaacacttttaaatatttgatgGTATACGACTAAACAACAGTGACGTGTGgattttcatcctttttttgAATGCTAGATACCTAAAAGTGAACCACGAGATGGTTAAATGATAAATACCTAAAAAGgattttcatcctttttttgAATGAATGTCACTTTCTAAAAGAATTCCAAAGATCATAGGAACCTCTTGTtccacaatttatttcaacaccttttttctctttttatcaACAATCCATACCCCtcacctttatttttttaacattaaatttaaattaaatactatAATAAATCATTCACATTCATATTCTGGAATAAGATATTAAGGAGATGTTTGAGAAGGTTCATCTACTAAAAAGTTGTTGAGCTTAATAAAAAGGTGCTTGTCATGGctttttaaatgaattaatactttatttgcattattatctatacttataAACTCTTGTTAAAAAGTTAGAATAACAAAAAAATGTGAAATGACTATCCTACCCTTACGTCAATTGCCACCACCACTCGCCGCTGCCGCCATCACCCTCGCTCGCCGCCGCCAACACATCACCGCGACATTGCGTGggtattattcttttatttttagatcGGCGTGTTAGTTGGTTAGTGCTTCGAATCCTAGTAGTGACATCCAAGCGGGTCGTATGCTAGATGTTGGAACCCGAAGGCAACCCTAGAGACCAAGTGTGCGATAATACGGTTTGCACGTGTCTGAAGAGGTAAATGCCCGAAACCATGGGAAATTGAGATTCGATCCCTGGTCCCAAACCAACATCCCCTCCCCAGAACCCCCAAAGAGGGCCCAGGTGGCCACTTGATCTAAAACAAGTGGTTTTGGGTATTATTCTATCATCTAAAATGTTTCCATCACCACTTTTAACTTCACCGGCCGCCACTACtcgacaccaccaccaccaccaataattgCCGCCATCACCACCCATCGACGACACCACCAAACCGCCGTTGCAACCACTACCGCTGCATTGCGTGAGTACGGCTAGTATCATAAAACCTAATACGCTTCTTGAAATTGTTTAGATGAGCTTTCAAGAAAGAGTTTATTGATTTTTAGTAATGGATAAGCTATTAAGCTTAAGCCATATTGTTATATGATGTATCCATTAGATAAGCCATGAACCATAAGCTTAGCCAAACACCCCTAAAGACAATTCAAAAAAACCTCCTTCGTAAATGACTTGACTTGTAGTAATAGATTTATTAAGCTTAATAAACATGTTTTGAAAGTGTTTAGACAACTAGAAGGGATTATTGAAAAACAATCATTACTTGAAGACCCCAAACAATTGTGTTTGGACACGAGTTGCTCGTGTTTGAAATTGTGCTTTGTGAGAAATtatgcaaaataaaaaaaaaattgttgggcaaaaaagttattatctgTGTTTTCATGGAAATAAAACACAATCCCAAAACTCCGAAATCGATATCAATGAAAATAGAAACAATTACACAAGCGAAACAATCCCCTAGCAAACTCTTAGACCACTTAGAAAGGGAAACCACTAATCGCTAGTTTTCGCCTTGAGCACATGTCCACAACATTGCGAGGGACTCGTGATTGGGGTTAGTGGTGCTAGGAACAAGTGAACAactaaattgaaattgaaaacctaataATCCATAATGACAAGCAAAGAATAGTAgtgaaaatataacaaaaaaggGAATGATTTTACCTTGTGTTTAGCTCTGGCAGTCCCGGTCTGCGAAAGAGCCACCAACGGCGGAATCACACCTTCTCCAACCAACAACCCTCGATTTCTAGCCCCATTAACCCCTTCACACAGCTGCAAAAAAGTCACCACCGCAAACTCTTTCCCTTTAACAGAAGCACCATCTTCAATTACTTCAACAAGTGCAGGAATACCGCCTTCTTCCACAATCGCAGTCTTGCCTTCCTCAACACCCGCCAAACTGCTCAAAACCACCATAGCTTTCTCCGCCATCCCAACCGCCCCTTGTTCCGCCTCTCCAGCAGCCACCACCAGGTCCACTAACGGCTTCACTACCCCTGCACTCACTGCCCTTTTCTTATTCGCCTTCATAGAGCATAACTTATACAGCGTAGTTAAAGCGTCTTTCTTCCCTCGGTTAGACCCGTTAATCAGTAAGGAAACCAAAGGCGGTATGGCCCCGCACGCCCCAATCGACACCTTGTTTTCATCAATCATAGCCAAACTGAGTAACGCACACGCGGCATTTTGTTTAGAAACCTCCGTCCCTGTCTTCAAGACATATATTAAGGACTTGACAGCACCTGCACCAGCTATCAATGGCTTATTTTCATCTAGTAAAGATAAATTAAGTAAAGCCGTCACGGCGTGTTCTTGCGTCCATGGGTCGGAACACCTAAGCAGCGGAATCAGAGCCGGCACTGCTCCAGACTCCCCGATCAAAGCCCTGTTATCTGATCTGTTCTTCGCTAGCATCCTTAGTTTAGCAGCTGCGGATCTTTTCATTGTCACAGAGCTCGAACTCAGACTATCAACACACATCTTTACAGTCGGCTGTAAATCCTCCGTACAAATGTTTTCAATTATTTCTGTCGAAAAACATTCCCGCTGCAGAAACAAATCAGTGTTGGTTTCAGGGGTATTATGTTCTTGATTtgaatcttcttcttcttcttcaggcAATCCCGCCAACCGCTGCAACTCTCCAGAAATATCGCTGCTATAAGTAGAGTAATCGCTAAACACTTGAGAAAGACCAAGTGCTATTAAATCATCCGATGAACAAGTGGAAGATGATGATTTGTTAACATTGATGTTGTTAGCCGTAGCGAGTTGTTGTAAATGGACATCGATGACAGAATCGGTAAGGTTTTCAGATATTATCGAGGAACAGCTGTTGTCGGTGGTGTAATCTGAATGGTGGAAATTAGACCGGACAGTTCTCATGGACCGACCAAGATGTTTTTGGAACCTAGATGGTGATGAAGCGGCGGATGATGGAGGTGGTGTATAATAGGGTCGGGTTATTTCGAACCGACCCGGTGGGTTTGAGTTATGAGATTCTTGAAGTGAAACCATTTAGAAAGGAATtatattctttaaaattattattattgggttgAAACTGGAATAAATGGGCATCTATGGATACTATTGATTGATTTGAAGAAAGTAGAAAAAGAAGGGATGATTTTGAAGAATGAAAAAGGGATTTTTTGTGGATACAACTAAAGAGTTAGAATCAGGTgagatatatattttcatgGAGGAAACGAGTGGATTTGGtatactttttactttttcatttaacattaatttatatatttagagtaaattacaattTTCGTTTCTGTGGTTTGTACTAAATTTCATGTTTCATCCTTAGGTTCATGAAATTACGTTTTTCATCCCTAAGTTTGGAACTCTGTTAACAACTTTGGTCCACGATCCAAACGGACGTTAAAAATCCTTTAATCATTCTTTCGGTCTGAGGATATCTTTGTCATTTCATCCTTACTTTTTCTTCCTAGATCTCAATTATTTCAATctctagtatttttttttcggTTCTTGAAATTCCATCATCCTTAGTCTCTATTATCAACCATTATCACCAtcaataacaaatcaaaaatacctctttaatatatacaaaccaaaatgaaatatatccttataaaaaaagaaaaaaacataaacacacAAAGAAATATATCataacatatatctatacaactagggatgtgcaaatggccAACCCAGCCCGACTCGTGAAAACTCGGCCCGGCCCACGACCCGCAAGTACATGAAAATCGGAACTGTGACCTGGCCCATGATGGTTTGGGTCGGGTTcgggcgggtcacgggtttccttcaccttttttcggtttttggcttgacccggcccggcccgacccgacccgcacgacccgtgacccgaaaatgcaacaaaagcttTCCCCGTGACCTGGCTCGTTAGCCCATCGAGCGAGTCGGTTCAGGCCGGTTCTGGGTCGGGTCAcaggtttctttttttttctcatccctaTGGCTATCACACACTTAAGCAGTCGGCAATTTTTACACCTTTTTGGTCGGGATTTTATATTTGATTCCCATCTTCTCCTACATTTTATTCTTTACAAATCCATGTATTAATCCTTGCCTATGTTGCTAATTTACGGTCATGATCTTCAAATATGATCCAAATCCtaattgaaaaccctaaaagAGACAACCACAtagcaaggttgtaaatatcgctttCGGTATCGTATCGGCTGACCCCCGATATGCGATATATCGGATATATCGGGGATGTGTCGGATACCCTAATTTGTAAAGgattctaaaatatatatatatatatgtacataagtTTACATACCTTTCAATATTAATTGCTATGTTACGAAGCAAATTTTTCataccttttaattttaaagtcaCAAACCCTATTATTTGTTTTAacccgtgttttttttttaagtcaacTTTTTTTGACCGATATTGACCGACATTTGATCAAAACGATAAGTTCAGCCGATAACCCATAATTCGTATCAGTTGAAGGCTGATATCCGATATATCACCGATATATCGGCCGATATTTGCAACCATGCCACATAGTACAGCCGCCACAACCCGCCATCATGCCACCGTCAATCACAACATCCACCACCGTGGGAATCTAGCCGGAAGTAGCGAAAtctgagatatatatatatatgtttcattatCAAAGAAGAGAGTTCTTAGTGAATAGCGAAATAATAGATTCATATGTTTGGTGGATTTGATTTGGTGTTAGATATATTTGTGTGGATTAGATTTccagaaggaaaaaaaataatttggcccaaataaatatttgtgtgtgtggaacgatgatgatgatgatgaagaatttgatgaatgatgatagatgatgatgatggtagaTGCCATGGTACCTAAATTCTTGTGTCATGTGAACCATTATTACCAACCCATTATACCGTtcatgtatatgtgtatgtctAATGTGTTTgaatgttttgaatttttagaTTGTTTCATTTTTGGGAAATGGATGTTAGCGTCTCAAACAAATAGTATACATATTTGCCTATTTGGTTGaaaaagattataaattttgtttttgattttgatttaattaagtGATAGAAGATCTGGAAAAATAATTCAGAAATAAGTTAGTTGATAATGGTGGTTGTTAGGTGtttgttgatgaagatgatgtttgtattattatttaattaaaaaaaaagaagtaaggATGAAATGACAAATATACCCTtgtaccaaaagtgtaattaatgaATTCTTAACATCTGTTTAGGTCGTGGACCAAAGTTGTTAACAGAATTCCAAACCTAGGGATGGAATACGTAATTTCAAGAACCTAGGGATGAAACGCAAAAGTCGGTACAAACCACTGGGACAAAAATTGTAATTTActcaaatatttattatttaatttagttaagAATTATATTGCTTCTGGATTTTGGGAAGGTGACATGGGTTGTCTCGTCTACTAGTCGTGAGTCGTGACAGCCAGATGAAAATTTGACAGCAACTTATTGAAGTTTAACCCCTTaattcattattttaaaaatctttttaatttataggatcattattaatgatatataaaattcCAAGGGataggatttaaaaaaaaattaagtgaaATCCACTTGTCATATTTGTATAGTTTAAAGGATATTTAAGCTAATATTTAAGAGAATTAATATTttacaaacaataatatttgcTTGTCACATATCTAATACAGTCTTCTTTATTCTTTAGTTTGAATTGATAGAAACAATAAGAACAAGGGTGTAGTCGTTTTATCGGTAAGTTGGTTTGGCAAGCATCGGCTCTTTGGTTACCTTGTAGCATATGTATCGGCAAGTATTGGCAAGTTGAATCGGCTACATTTGACCGATGCTAGTGAACGTTGAAAGCGTCTTTTGTGactgttattttttgtttttattcaaAAGTAGACGTTGGGAGCGGCTgtgatgttatttttatttgtttttttaatccttttTTCCAACTTCTTTATATACGCACAcaaacattttatcaaacaaccaACAGACAAACATATTGTCAAAACTCAAACACACTAATCATATTATCAACTTTCATTAGCCAAAATGTCTGACGATGAACAACTACCCGTAGCAATAATCCCTGAATTCGGAAGTTCCGATTTCTCGTCGTCGTCGTCTTATGGTGGCTTCGAGTTCTTGGCTTCCGTTGCTCTTGCAggtgatgagcgtccattttgttaTAAAAACCCCTAAGGAAAGGCTTCAATTCTAtacttaaatgagttattattccggaactatcggtacttaatgaataatgtgtttatgcaggttcacggaagatgcgagagagggtaaatgacatcaagtgactcaagaaggaagcctatgatgTTACAAGACATAAGAAGTGATTTGGGAGCCAAATGAAGACGCAAAAGCACGAACAGCAGCCACCAACGCCGCTGGCCACAAGCCAGTGCCGCTGGCAAGCCACCAGTGTCGCTCCCTGAAGACCAACGTCGCTCGTCCCTTCAGATGcacaaccagcgccgctagtgattcaaaccagcgccgctggagcTAGGTCGgcagaattagggtttttcgtattttgcctataaaccctaaaaactgAAGCAGAGCACATAGTCGAAAGTGACGGCTAGGGATCGAGAATTTGGACCTCTCAAGCACTCGGGAGCAGATCTAACATCATCAGATGTTTGGGAATCCAACCTTGTAATTTATAATCACCCGATTctatattctttctttttttccgtTATCTCTAGATTTCTATGTTGTTTTATCAGATTGTTCATGGCTACTCAGCCTATGAGTAGCTAATTTACTAGACATTCGTTTGGACGTGATGTAAACATGACTTGATTGATGATTATGGTTGATTGTTGAACAGTCTCTACGCTAAATCGctgatccatatttatttgaatctGAATTGTGATATACAAActgatttttattgatttggtTGAGTCTAACTGATCAGCGGCTCTAGGGTCATTTTAATCTGTTTGCGAAACATTGGTCGGTCTTTAATCAGTGTAATCATTTGATCTATAACTGGACATTTGATTGAGAATTAATAATTGGTTCAAACGagtatatgtttaattaggCTAATCTAGCTGATCTGACGAACGAAAACCGGATCCAGGTGGTTAGGGTAATCAATGTCTTTTAACTTTAACAAGAACAAAGACTTACATAAAAGATTTCAGTCATAGTTACAGACTCGGTTTTTAATGCTCAGAGAGCGACCTTAACAGGAACTCATTGAAGTGTCTGACCAATCGAAAGGCAGTCAGGCTAAATAATTCAAGTGAATCTGACGAGAATCTGAATGTGAAAAGAGTCGTTCAACAATTTCAACTATAACCACTTTTAAGCATGTTAAACAAAACCAAACGAATGTCagtttttacatttattattgtCTTCAATTTCATATGCAATTAGTTAACTAGGAAACCCCCAAAAGAAAATTGTAATCTTAACTTGAGTATTTTAATTTCCTTAGTTTAAGTTCCCTACGAACGAACCTGGACTTACATAGACTATATTACTACTAGACAGAGTACACTGCTCTTAGTTGCATTTTAAGATAGATTAGgtaaaaccttgaattataaatttaaaacttaggtAGTTTAATAAAAAACGCACATCAATAGGCTTAGAAGAAGACACTGCATCTTCTTC
The sequence above is drawn from the Erigeron canadensis isolate Cc75 chromosome 4, C_canadensis_v1, whole genome shotgun sequence genome and encodes:
- the LOC122595606 gene encoding U-box domain-containing protein 4 → MVSLQESHNSNPPGRFEITRPYYTPPPSSAASSPSRFQKHLGRSMRTVRSNFHHSDYTTDNSCSSIISENLTDSVIDVHLQQLATANNINVNKSSSSTCSSDDLIALGLSQVFSDYSTYSSDISGELQRLAGLPEEEEEDSNQEHNTPETNTDLFLQRECFSTEIIENICTEDLQPTVKMCVDSLSSSSVTMKRSAAAKLRMLAKNRSDNRALIGESGAVPALIPLLRCSDPWTQEHAVTALLNLSLLDENKPLIAGAGAVKSLIYVLKTGTEVSKQNAACALLSLAMIDENKVSIGACGAIPPLVSLLINGSNRGKKDALTTLYKLCSMKANKKRAVSAGVVKPLVDLVVAAGEAEQGAVGMAEKAMVVLSSLAGVEEGKTAIVEEGGIPALVEVIEDGASVKGKEFAVVTFLQLCEGVNGARNRGLLVGEGVIPPLVALSQTGTARAKHKAERLLGYLREPRQEASSSSPK